A single Sphingomonas sp. IW22 DNA region contains:
- the rdgB gene encoding RdgB/HAM1 family non-canonical purine NTP pyrophosphatase: MSGEGSGRQAIRRLAPGRLVIASHNAGKVREIRELLGPYGIEPVSAAELELPEPEETGTTFVANAELKAMQAADLSGLPALADDSGLCVDALGGEPGIFSARWAGPGKNFDTAMRLVEDRLAAIDPAPARDAHFVCALALAWPDGHVEWFEGRVEGRLVWPPRGDNGFGYDAMFQPHGHELTFGEMDPAEKHGMSHRADAFRQLVENVLPVSDQ, translated from the coding sequence GTGAGCGGCGAGGGTTCGGGACGGCAGGCGATCCGCCGCCTGGCGCCGGGGCGGCTGGTGATCGCCAGCCACAATGCGGGCAAGGTGCGCGAGATTCGCGAACTGCTCGGCCCCTATGGTATCGAACCGGTGTCGGCGGCGGAGCTGGAGCTGCCCGAGCCCGAAGAAACCGGCACGACCTTTGTCGCCAATGCCGAGCTTAAGGCGATGCAGGCCGCCGACCTGTCGGGCCTGCCCGCGCTAGCCGATGATTCGGGTCTGTGCGTCGATGCGCTGGGGGGCGAACCCGGCATTTTTTCGGCGCGCTGGGCCGGGCCGGGCAAGAATTTCGATACAGCGATGCGGTTGGTCGAGGACCGGCTGGCCGCCATCGACCCCGCGCCCGCCCGCGACGCGCATTTCGTTTGCGCGCTCGCGCTGGCCTGGCCCGACGGTCATGTCGAGTGGTTTGAGGGCCGGGTCGAGGGTCGCTTGGTCTGGCCGCCGCGCGGCGACAACGGCTTTGGCTATGATGCGATGTTTCAGCCGCATGGCCATGAGCTGACCTTTGGAGAGATGGACCCCGCCGAAAAGCACGGAATGAGCCACCGGGCTGATGCATTTCGGCAACTGGTTGAAAACGTTCTGCCGGTTTCAGACCAATAA
- a CDS encoding LysR family transcriptional regulator — MKRTHLPLNGLRVLDAAARHLSFTRAADELAVTPAAVGQQIRALEDTLGVVLFRRTTRGLELTPEGERGLEALRDGFLQFEEAVRAMQAGQSSKSLTIAAPRDLTHKWLMPRLAEIGASEPELRFVVVAADDSVDFAQANLDLAIRWGEGPGEHEGEAIESDGMVTIARPGGGSDTRISWPGCLNEESVSRMMVGDAGLAIEAAAAGLGHATVPELLARADIAAGRVAVLGDPKPYPRGYWMVAPLPQWRQKKVRALVDALAA, encoded by the coding sequence ATGAAGCGGACGCACTTGCCACTGAACGGTCTGCGCGTGCTGGATGCGGCGGCGCGGCACCTGTCGTTCACGCGCGCCGCCGACGAACTGGCGGTGACGCCCGCGGCCGTGGGGCAACAGATCCGCGCACTGGAGGATACGCTGGGCGTCGTCCTGTTCCGGCGCACGACGCGCGGGCTGGAGCTGACGCCGGAGGGTGAGCGCGGGCTGGAGGCGCTGCGCGACGGCTTTCTTCAGTTCGAGGAAGCGGTGCGGGCAATGCAGGCGGGGCAATCGTCCAAATCGCTGACCATCGCGGCGCCGCGCGACCTGACCCACAAATGGCTGATGCCACGCCTTGCCGAAATCGGCGCGAGCGAGCCGGAACTGCGCTTTGTCGTGGTGGCGGCGGATGACAGCGTCGATTTTGCCCAGGCCAATCTCGACCTCGCTATCCGCTGGGGTGAAGGGCCGGGCGAGCATGAGGGCGAGGCGATCGAATCGGATGGCATGGTCACCATCGCGCGGCCCGGTGGCGGGTCCGACACGCGCATTTCGTGGCCCGGATGCCTGAACGAGGAATCGGTGTCGCGGATGATGGTCGGCGATGCCGGGCTGGCGATTGAGGCGGCGGCGGCGGGGCTTGGCCATGCGACCGTCCCCGAATTGCTGGCGCGGGCCGACATCGCCGCTGGCCGGGTCGCGGTGCTGGGCGATCCAAAGCCCTATCCACGCGGATACTGGATGGTCGCGCCGCTGCCCCAATGGCGCCAGAAAAAGGTTCGCGCGCTGGTCGACGCGCTGGCGGCGTGA
- the grpE gene encoding nucleotide exchange factor GrpE, which yields MEQDNTTAAEAVANTENEALREATAEAAPEVAEHDRLSELEAELADAKRQVLYAQAEVQNVRRRAEKEAADARTYAATAFARDVLSVADNLTRGLAAIPEELREDEKFKGLVTGLDATGRELDSIFARHGISRIVSVGEALDPNRHQAMFEVPTADTAPGTIVQEVQAGYMIRDRLLRPALVGVAKAAE from the coding sequence ATGGAACAGGACAATACGACGGCGGCCGAAGCTGTCGCCAACACCGAAAACGAAGCGCTGCGCGAAGCGACGGCCGAAGCCGCGCCCGAAGTGGCCGAGCATGACCGCCTGAGCGAGCTGGAGGCCGAATTGGCCGACGCCAAGCGGCAGGTGCTGTATGCCCAGGCAGAGGTGCAGAATGTCCGCCGCCGCGCCGAAAAGGAAGCGGCTGACGCGCGCACCTATGCCGCCACCGCCTTTGCCCGCGACGTGCTGTCGGTTGCCGACAATCTGACGCGCGGGCTGGCCGCCATTCCCGAAGAGCTGCGGGAGGACGAGAAGTTCAAGGGGCTGGTGACCGGCCTCGACGCGACGGGGCGTGAACTGGACAGCATCTTTGCGCGCCACGGCATCAGCCGCATCGTCTCGGTCGGGGAGGCCCTGGATCCCAACCGTCATCAGGCGATGTTCGAAGTGCCCACTGCCGATACCGCTCCCGGCACGATCGTGCAGGAGGTTCAGGCCGGCTACATGATCCGCGACCGTCTGTTGCGCCCGGCTCTGGTCGGCGTGGCCAAGGCGGCCGAATAA
- the hrcA gene encoding heat-inducible transcriptional repressor HrcA, with protein sequence MTPPIQEMTDRARDVFRIVVESYLDTGLPVGSRTLSKISGLNLSPASIRNVMQDLEEAGLLAAPHTSAGRMPTESGLRLFVDGMMQSHEPSVEERTAIERQAHEGGPVEDAIANTTAVLSGLSACAGLVLVPKREPRLRQVGFVPLSHDKALAVLVGEDGSVENRVVDLPPGLPPYALEQAANYLSAMLAGQTLSEARARLAGQIERERAALDAAARDLIERGLAVWSQDGDQRPVLIVRGQARLLDMGAADDLDRVRLLLDELEGKEEIARLLDSAREGDAARIFIGSENKLFSLSGSSVIAKPVRSLDGRVVGVVGVIGPTRLNYARVVPMVDLTAATLSRLLS encoded by the coding sequence ATGACGCCCCCGATCCAGGAGATGACCGACCGCGCGCGCGACGTGTTCAGGATCGTCGTTGAAAGCTATCTCGACACCGGATTGCCGGTGGGTTCGCGCACCTTGTCCAAGATTTCGGGTCTGAACCTGTCGCCCGCATCGATCCGCAACGTGATGCAGGATCTGGAGGAAGCGGGGCTGCTTGCCGCGCCGCATACTTCCGCCGGAAGGATGCCGACCGAAAGCGGGCTGCGGCTGTTCGTCGATGGCATGATGCAGAGCCACGAGCCCTCGGTCGAGGAACGCACCGCGATCGAGCGTCAGGCGCATGAGGGCGGGCCGGTCGAGGACGCGATCGCCAATACCACGGCGGTGCTGTCGGGCCTGTCGGCCTGCGCCGGTCTGGTGCTGGTGCCCAAGCGGGAGCCACGGCTGCGCCAGGTCGGTTTCGTGCCGCTCAGCCATGACAAGGCGCTGGCCGTGCTGGTGGGAGAGGACGGATCGGTCGAGAACCGCGTCGTCGACCTGCCGCCCGGCCTGCCGCCCTATGCGCTGGAACAGGCGGCCAATTACCTGTCCGCCATGCTGGCGGGTCAGACGCTCAGCGAAGCGCGGGCGCGGCTCGCCGGTCAGATCGAGCGGGAGCGCGCCGCGCTGGACGCCGCCGCACGCGACCTGATCGAACGCGGGCTGGCGGTGTGGAGCCAGGACGGCGATCAGCGCCCGGTTCTGATCGTGCGCGGTCAGGCGCGGTTGCTGGACATGGGCGCCGCCGACGATCTGGACCGGGTCCGGCTGTTGCTGGACGAGCTGGAGGGTAAGGAGGAGATTGCCCGGCTGCTCGATTCCGCGCGTGAAGGCGATGCGGCGCGGATCTTCATCGGGTCCGAGAACAAGTTGTTCTCCCTGTCCGGCTCTTCGGTGATCGCCAAACCCGTGCGTTCGCTGGACGGTCGGGTGGTCGGCGTGGTGGGCGTGATCGGCCCGACGCGGTTGAACTATGCGCGCGTCGTGCCCATGGTGGATCTGACCGCCGCGACATTATCGCGGCTCTTGAGTTGA
- the rph gene encoding ribonuclease PH, with protein MRPSGRAPDEMRAITVEPNFTRHAEGSVLIGFGDTRVLVTASVEERVPPFLRGKGEGWVTAEYGMLPRATHTRSNREAAKGKQSGRTQEIQRLIGRSLRAVTDLKLLGERQITLDCDVIQADGGTRTASISGAWVALRLAVDKLLADGKLTTDPILHQVAAVSCGIHNGQAVLDLDYPEDSAADADANFVLLGDGRIAEAQATAEGACYDEESLLRLLRLARIGCNEIFAAQRKAVGR; from the coding sequence ATGCGCCCATCCGGCCGCGCCCCCGACGAAATGCGTGCGATCACCGTCGAACCCAATTTCACCCGCCATGCCGAAGGATCGGTGCTGATCGGCTTCGGCGACACGCGCGTGCTGGTGACCGCCAGCGTCGAGGAACGCGTGCCGCCGTTCCTGCGCGGCAAGGGCGAAGGCTGGGTCACGGCCGAATACGGCATGCTGCCCCGCGCCACGCACACGCGCAGCAACCGTGAAGCGGCCAAGGGTAAGCAATCGGGACGCACGCAGGAAATCCAGCGCCTGATCGGCCGCTCGCTGCGCGCGGTTACCGACCTGAAACTGTTGGGTGAACGTCAGATCACGCTCGACTGCGACGTGATCCAGGCCGATGGCGGCACCCGCACCGCGTCGATTTCGGGCGCATGGGTGGCCCTGCGCCTCGCCGTCGACAAGCTGCTGGCCGACGGCAAGCTGACGACCGACCCGATCCTGCATCAGGTCGCTGCCGTCAGCTGCGGCATCCATAACGGCCAGGCGGTCCTCGACCTCGACTATCCAGAGGATTCGGCTGCCGACGCTGACGCCAATTTCGTGCTGCTGGGCGATGGCCGCATTGCCGAGGCGCAGGCGACAGCAGAGGGCGCCTGTTATGACGAGGAATCGCTGCTCCGCCTGCTCCGCCTTGCGCGGATCGGCTGCAACGAAATCTTCGCGGCACAGCGCAAGGCGGTGGGCCGGTGA
- the hemW gene encoding radical SAM family heme chaperone HemW yields the protein MNAEPLALYVHWPFCVSKCPYCDFNSHVREGVDQARWLDALLADLAHEAALTPGRRLGSIFFGGGTPSLMPPATVAALIQAADRHWGLAADCEITLEANPSSVEAARFADLAAAGVNRVSLGLQALDDEALHFLGRAHSVREGLAALDTAQAAFARVSFDLIYARPDQSMAAWEQELSRAIGFGTGHLSLYQLTIEPGTRFATLAAKGALTIPDADSAADLFEQTRAITAAAGLPAYEISNHARPGEESRHNLTYWRYRDYVGVGPGAHGRRTGDATFRRKKPENWLAAVDRNRHGIETSEALDPATQAVEALLMGLRLEEGIDLTRIAALAGGTPPLDRARVARLIEQGLMVGDDTHLGVTAAGMPVLEAILREIVTD from the coding sequence ATGAATGCCGAACCGCTCGCGCTCTACGTCCATTGGCCGTTCTGCGTTTCCAAATGCCCTTATTGCGATTTCAACAGCCATGTGCGCGAGGGCGTGGATCAGGCGCGTTGGCTCGACGCGTTGCTGGCCGATCTGGCGCATGAAGCGGCGCTGACGCCGGGTCGGCGGCTGGGTTCGATCTTCTTTGGCGGCGGCACGCCGTCGCTGATGCCGCCTGCCACTGTCGCGGCGCTGATCCAGGCGGCGGACCGCCACTGGGGGCTGGCGGCCGATTGCGAAATCACGCTCGAGGCCAATCCGTCATCGGTTGAGGCGGCGCGCTTTGCCGATCTGGCGGCGGCGGGGGTCAATCGCGTGTCGCTGGGCCTGCAGGCGCTGGACGATGAAGCGCTGCACTTTCTGGGCCGCGCCCATTCGGTGCGCGAAGGACTGGCTGCGCTCGACACCGCACAGGCCGCTTTCGCGCGCGTGTCGTTCGACCTGATCTATGCCCGCCCCGATCAGTCGATGGCGGCGTGGGAGCAGGAACTGTCCCGCGCCATCGGCTTTGGCACCGGGCATTTGTCGCTTTATCAACTCACCATCGAACCTGGCACCCGCTTTGCCACGCTGGCGGCCAAGGGCGCGCTGACCATTCCCGATGCCGACAGCGCTGCCGACCTGTTCGAGCAGACGCGGGCGATCACCGCGGCGGCGGGGCTGCCCGCCTATGAGATCTCAAATCACGCCCGCCCCGGCGAGGAGAGCCGCCACAACCTGACCTATTGGCGTTACCGCGATTATGTCGGCGTCGGCCCCGGCGCGCATGGGCGGCGGACAGGCGATGCGACGTTTCGCCGGAAAAAGCCCGAAAACTGGCTGGCGGCGGTGGATCGCAACCGTCACGGCATCGAGACGAGCGAGGCGCTGGATCCTGCCACTCAGGCTGTCGAAGCGCTGCTGATGGGCTTGCGGCTGGAGGAAGGGATCGACCTGACCCGCATCGCCGCGCTGGCAGGGGGCACACCGCCGCTCGACCGCGCAAGGGTAGCGCGGCTGATCGAACAGGGGCTGATGGTTGGCGACGACACGCATCTGGGCGTCACCGCAGCGGGGATGCCGGTGCTGGAGGCGATCCTGCGAGAGATCGTGACCGACTGA
- a CDS encoding DUF6438 domain-containing protein, whose translation MMLRPLILAVLPLAAAGCATDMPAGPAGAIPIERQAITYSTQPCFGTCPVYRVSVTPEGQGVFTGERHTAVIGERRFEVSRDVARRFIDHLASVRPASGDRRIDMQSDECGIAPTDMPSIAVGWASNTGAAPQTLSLYLGCRSDAAQRVATVLRAAPDLLPIADLVGKR comes from the coding sequence ATGATGCTTCGCCCCCTGATCCTCGCTGTGCTTCCGCTGGCAGCGGCGGGTTGTGCCACCGACATGCCCGCCGGTCCCGCAGGGGCGATCCCGATCGAGAGGCAAGCGATCACCTACTCAACCCAACCCTGTTTCGGCACCTGCCCCGTCTACCGCGTCAGCGTGACGCCAGAGGGGCAGGGCGTGTTCACCGGGGAACGGCATACCGCCGTTATCGGGGAGCGCCGGTTCGAAGTGTCGCGCGACGTTGCGCGGCGCTTTATCGATCATCTGGCATCGGTGCGCCCGGCCAGCGGCGACCGGCGCATCGACATGCAGAGCGACGAGTGCGGCATCGCGCCCACCGACATGCCCAGCATCGCGGTTGGATGGGCCAGCAACACCGGCGCCGCGCCCCAGACGCTCAGCCTGTATCTGGGCTGTCGCAGCGATGCGGCACAGCGCGTCGCCACGGTCCTGCGCGCCGCGCCCGATCTGTTGCCGATCGCGGATCTGGTCGGAAAGCGTTGA
- a CDS encoding GNAT family N-acetyltransferase — protein sequence MTPRPTPVVRTARLVLRPRVVDDAVALHPAFADVDAMRWWSGPPHRDLVETRRALSASDPACRAWAIVPANGVDAIGFVAAGEKRQGNVSEIAYLLARPHWGAGLAHEAVSAIVGQLFAEGQRRVFADIDPDHLASRRLVERIGFRLEGVLRAEWETHIGVRDTALYGLIASEWPVRGG from the coding sequence GTGACGCCGCGCCCGACGCCGGTTGTGCGAACCGCACGGCTGGTGCTGCGCCCGCGTGTGGTCGACGATGCCGTTGCGCTGCATCCGGCCTTTGCCGATGTCGATGCCATGCGCTGGTGGTCCGGCCCGCCGCATCGCGATCTGGTGGAAACGCGCCGGGCGCTGTCGGCCAGCGATCCGGCCTGTCGCGCATGGGCCATTGTGCCCGCGAACGGGGTGGACGCCATTGGCTTTGTCGCGGCGGGGGAGAAGCGGCAGGGCAATGTCAGCGAAATCGCATATCTGCTGGCCCGTCCCCATTGGGGCGCGGGGTTGGCGCATGAGGCGGTGAGCGCGATCGTTGGCCAGTTGTTTGCGGAGGGACAGCGGCGCGTCTTTGCCGATATCGACCCCGATCATCTCGCGTCGCGCCGATTGGTCGAACGGATCGGCTTTCGGCTCGAAGGCGTGCTGCGCGCGGAATGGGAAACGCATATCGGCGTGCGCGATACGGCGCTTTACGGCCTGATCGCCAGCGAATGGCCAGTGCGCGGCGGTTGA